A region of Mugil cephalus isolate CIBA_MC_2020 chromosome 3, CIBA_Mcephalus_1.1, whole genome shotgun sequence DNA encodes the following proteins:
- the LOC125005013 gene encoding up-regulator of cell proliferation-like isoform X1, giving the protein MDTEGQAAPALMSFLSKLGLEKYYPNRLSLQSILEINTNSLNEKPVSSLQDIPWFFLRKLFKISAICRSCTQITSNQEENTDIWDQLLYTTDDSDNKINPLDLIVALFLCADSFLQQEMSLKMSMCQFSVPLLLPHGNKSQCSLMLWALRDIVKEWRPHDLSESRGFVEDNIVQADLPFYSFVRLKNCSLSKSHLLDRILSRDQQNHNIFIHRDMEGGGVKREISNGLVEVCWYLPYGKENLDIFPNPVTFANMRGDICESLEQFQFLLKVSSITFVFLDKVEENELKVLTSVKDVKSKLFLVVNQKEMNVKEDMMSVKKTLETLDFPKDSVIVKKTGDNAAFFSKKLSEAIKTCLSHVKATTSIVNMFDKAVEFGLSVDENKTDQQNKAAKEIMDVIGVRSIPQYKSQQLPLQGDNWKKLSNLEKEECRLKTSGSIGLEEYKSSLQEKQQKIRKEQKKYKLSKGMETFINNLSTNDKVKRDFFLKWMKLKLDSHSRKNLSDLRNKFKEQCKKKDVKQIAELDQALVESSLGVEHYMREMGLIYEFLPEPHHERYHLPSLAAELLLDGFPLELLDGDASNIPQRWVTDVLMELHKKVGEKSRLLVLTVLGVQSSGKSTLLNTMFGVQFPVSSGRCTRGAYMLFLKVGEDLKSDLKSDFIVLIDTEGLKSPDMAQLEESYEHDNQLATFVIGLSDVTIVNIAMENTTEMKDVLQITAHAFLRMKLIGKKPICYFVHQNVAGVSAHSKCLTERKHLLDQLNEMTQIAAEMEKRPSIKAFTDVLDYDIEKNNWNIPGLWHGTPPMAPVNTGYSEAVANFKKHLLETMKGDRRSEPSQIPEFLEWTRSLWKAVKYENFIFSFRNSLVAHAYDNLCKEFNDWEWEFKKEILSWQTEAEVEILDTGNESELQHLTELVESRKQEVSEKIEVQQQLMKQKLDDYYKRQNVHANLIEKYKTDFISTVSSLANEIRYSTINKLDCVLESRKSSKEVHDIWRKHREMIEEQVKKFLSDSKKRTESDEQLTCEFEKMWMKATEKVSGLPEQNIPEKMLDQLKKHFGNRNVSEYFQNIGDLQQIGMSPFKVTTEHIKTGIKNIVNVFIKKDITRELQTTADTIIESCNQFVVEITQTNTDYVESYTKDLLDKIDESLEQIPKDCKLKFEVDLKLHICGFASREFLKMHQKFLSGVNPKIQLEKYKDQYFSDFVDLYNQRDQTQKKANYFVKFCLKPAVEDYINRSLGIDIVDEILTSFHSTEFSSRSYFQYNIQRELLQKEDFQSFVKYISRYEIFVKEWIFQHIKQKMSEKTMGKLKNKNLEVIVQKLEAATEQASKGEDGVLLPDDTESITKFIRNMRKYLIKDISISVEAEETTLFLIQSTCHPFIQSLKILIEEMKAQLQEEFSKSENITETLNKLPIKPQDELFKRVFGCGKQCPFCKVPCEAGGKEHQQHHAAVHRPQGLGKYRNTDSKKLAETLCATDVYSDRKFKNTDTKWEWHPYKEYHTYYPDWNIPPDPTIEASDYWKYILVKYNDRFAKEYKAKPADVPKTWKRITEEQALKVTSDMMKMMGMHSRHHVNKDLKDSEKVEILLNSFYIFHFVSFIICL; this is encoded by the exons atggacACAGAAGGACAAGCTGCTCCAG CCCTGATGAGCTTTCTCTCCAAACTTGGACTGGAGAAATATTATCCCAACAGACTTTCACTTCAGTCTATCTTGGAgatcaacacaaacagcttAAATGAAAAACCTGTTTCATCACTACAGGACATACCATGGTTCTTTctcagaaaactttttaaaatcagtgCCATCTGCAGGAGCTGTACACAAATAACAAGCAATCAGGAAGAAAACACTGATATCTGGGACCAGCTTCTTTACACTACAGATGATTCTGACAATAAGATTAACCCTCTTGACCTCATAGTAGCTCTCTTCCTTTGTGCTGACAGTTTCTTGCAACAGGAAATGTCTCTCAAAATGTCCATGTGCCAGTTTTCTGTCCCACTGCTGTTGCCTCATGGCAATAAGAGTCAGTGTAGCCTGATGCTTTGGGCTCTGAGAGACATCGTCAAAGAGTGGCGTCCACATGATCTGTCTGAATCAAGAGGTTTTGTTGAAGACAACATTGTCCAAGCAGATCTACCGTTCTATTCCTTTGTCAggctgaaaaactgcagtttatcaAAGTCTCACCTTCTGGACCGGATTCTTAGTCGGGACCAACAGAATCATAATATCTTCATACACAGAGatatggaaggaggaggagttaaaAGAGAAATATCCAATGGACTGGTGGAGGTCTGCTGGTATCTTCCATATGGGAAAGAAAATCTAGACATATTTCCAAATCCTGTTACTTTTGCAAATATGAGAGGAGACATTTGTGAGTCACTTGAACAGTTCCAGTTTCTTCTTAAAGTATCAAGTATCACCTTTGTGTTCCTGGACAAAGTTGAAGAAAATGAGTTGAAGGTTCTGACTTCTGTTAAAGATGTGAAATCTAAACTCTTCCTGGTAGTTaatcaaaaagaaatgaatgttaAAGAAGACATGATGTCAGTCaagaaaacactggagacaCTGGATTTTCCAAAGGACAGTgtaatagtaaaaaaaacaggtgataatgcagcatttttttcaaagaaactTTCTGAAGCCATCAAGACATGTCTCTCACATGTCAAAGCTACAACCAGCATTGTAAATATGTTTGACAAAGCTGTTGAATTTGGTCTGTCTGTGGACGAAAACAAAACtgaccaacaaaacaaagcagccaaAGAGATCATGGATGTCATTGGGGTCAGATCGATTCCACAATACAAGAGTCAGCAACTTCCTCTACAAGGAGATAATTGGAAAAAGTTATCAAATTTAGAAAAGGAGGAGTGTAGACTAAAGACATCTGGTAGCATAGGTCTGGAAGAATATAAATCTTCTcttcaagaaaaacaacaaaaaattagGAAGGagcaaaagaaatacaaactaTCCAAAGGAATGGAGACTTTTATTAATAACTTATCAACGAATGACAAAGTAAAAAGAGACTTTTTCCTCAAGTGGATGAAACTAAAACTCGATTCCCATTCAAGGAAGAATCTGTCTGATCTGCGAAACAAATTCAAAGAACAATGTAAGAAGAAAGATGTGAAACAAATAGCAGAGTTGGATCAAGCTTTGGTGGAGAGCTCTTTAGGTGTAGAACATTACATGAGAGAGATGGGACTGATCTATGAGTTTTTGCCAGAACCTCATCATGAAAGATATCATCTCCCTTCTCTGGCTGCTGAACTGCTGTTGGACGGATTTCCTTTAGAGCTCTTGGATGGAGATGCTTCCAACATCCCACAGAGATGGGTGACAGATGTGCTGATGGAGCTTCACAAGAAGGTTGGAGAGAAGAGCAGACTGTTGGTACTGACTGTATTAGGAGTTCAAAGTTCAGGGAAGTCAACACTCCTCAACACCATGTTTGGTGTACAGTTTCCTGTCAGCAGTGGCAGATGTACCAGAGGAGCTTATATGCTGTTCCTCAAAGTTGGAGAGGATTTGAAAAGTGACTTAAAATCTGACTTCATAGTTCTCATTGACACAGAGGGTCTAAAATCTCCTGATATGGCACAACTAGAGGAGAGTTATGAGCATGACAACCAGCTGGCAACCTTTGTAATCGGCCTCAGTGATGTCACCATCGTCAACATTGCAATGGAGaacacaactgaaatgaaagatgTCCTGCAAATCACAGCCCATGCATTCCTGAGAATGAAGTTAATTGGTAAAAAAcccatttgttattttgttcatCAGAACGTTGCAGGAGTTTCAGCTCATTCCAAGTgtctgacagaaagaaaacatctgttggATCAACTcaatgaaatgacacaaattgCAGCTGAAATGGAAAAGCGGCCTTCTATCAAAGCCTTCACTGATGTACTGGACTATgacatagaaaaaaacaactggaacaTCCCAGGACTCTGGCATGGAACACCTCCAATGGCTCCAGTGAACACAGGTTACAGTGAAGCTGTAGCTAATTTTAAGAAACATCTTCTGGAGACAATGAAAGGAGACAGAAGATCTGAACCCTCACAGATCCCTGAGTTTCTAGAATGGACGAGAAGTCTCTGGAAAGCAGTCAAATACGAGAACTTCATCTTCAGTTTCAGAAACAGTCTTGTGGCTCATGCCTATGACAACCTTTGTAAAGAGTTTAATGACTGGGAGTGGGAGTTTAAGAAAGAGATTCTCTCCTggcagacagaagcagaggtAGAAATCCTCGATACAGGAAATGAATCTGAACTCCAACATTTAACTGAACTGGTTGAAtcaagaaaacaggaagtttcAGAAAAAATAGAAGTCCAGCAACAATTAATGAAGCAGAAGCTTGATGACTACTATAAAAGACAAAACGTCCATGCAAATCtaatagaaaaatacaaaactgactTTATCAGCACCGTCAGTAGTCTTGCAAATGAAATCAGATATTCAACAATCAATAAGCTGGACTGTGTCTTGGAATCAAGAAAAAGTTCAAAAGAAGTTCATGATATTtggaggaaacacagagaaatgattgaagaacaagtaaaaaaaTTCTTGAGTGACTCCAAGAAGAGGACAGAGTCCGATGAACAACTGACATGTGAGTTTGAGAAGATGTGGATGAAAGCCACAGAAAAGGTGTCAGGTCTACCTGAACAAAATATACCTGAAAAAATGCTCGACCAGTTGAAAAAGCACTTTGGCAACCGTAATGTCAGTGAGTATTTTCAGAACATTGGAGATCTACAGCAGATTGGAATGAGTCCGTTTAAGGTCACAACTGAGCACATCAAAACTGGAATAAAGAACATTGTGAATGTGTTCATCaaaaaagacattacaagaGAGTTGCAGACAACAGCTGATACTATCATTGAGTCTTGTAATCAATTTGTGGTTGaaatcacacagacaaacacagattatGTTGAGTCTTATACAAAGGATCTTTTGGACAAAATAGATGAAAGCCTAGAACAAATACCCAAGGACTGCAAACTTAAGTTTGAGGTTGATCTGAAACTGCACATTTGTGGTTTTGCTTCAAGAGAATTTCTTAAAATGCACCAAAAATTCTTGTCAGGTGTAAATCCTAAAATTCAGCTGGAGAAATACAAGGATCAGTACTTTTCAGACTTTGTTGATTTATACAATCAGAGAGATCAAACTcagaaaaaagcaaattattttgtcaagttttgcCTCAAACCTGCTGTTGAAGACTACATCAACAGATCTCTGGGAATAGACATCGTGGATGAAATTTTGACAAGCTTCCATTCAACAGAGTTCAGCTCCCGCTCTTATTTCCAGTACAACATTCAGAGAGAGTTGCTGCAGAAGGAAGACTTTCAGAGCTTTGTCAAGTACATTTCTAGAtatgaaatatttgtcaaaGAATGGATATTTCAGCACATTAAGCAAAAGATGTCTGAGAAGACTATGGGCAAACTGAAGAACAAAAATCTTGAGGTCATAGTCCAAAAACTAGAAGCAGCAACAGAACAGGCCTCAAAAGGAGAGGATGGTGTTCTTCTGCCAGATGACACAGAAAGCATCACCAAGTTCATCAGGAACATGAGAAAATATCTGATTAAAGACATCTCAATCTCAGTGGAGGCTGAAGAAACAACACTGTTCCTAATCCAAAGCACATGTCATCCATTTATCCAGAGTCTGAAGATCTTAATAGAAGAGATGAAAGCTCAGCTTCAGGAGGAATTCTCcaaatctgaaaacatcacTGAGACTCTGAACAAACTTCCAATCAAACCACAGGATGAGCTTTTCAAGAGAGTGTTTGGTTGTGGAAAACAATGTCCATTTTGTAAAGTTCCCTGTGAGGCTGGAGGCAAAGAACACCAGCAACATCATGCAGCTGTACATCGGCCACAAGGTCTTggtaaatacagaaatacagactCTAAGAAGCTGGCAGAAACACTGTGTGCAACTGATGTGTACAGTGATCGTAaattcaaaaacacagacactaaaTGGGAGTGGCATCCTTACAAAGAGTATCACACATACTATCCAGACTGGAACATTCCTCCAGACCCCACCATAGAGGCATCTGACTACTGGAAGTACATCCTGGTGAAGTACAATGACAGATTTGCTAAAGAATATAAGGCCAAACCGGCTGATGTTCCAAAGACCTGGAAGAGAATCACAGAGGAACAAGCTCTGAAAG TAACCagtgacatgatgaagatgatgggaatgcaCAGCAGACACCATGTAAACAAAGACTTAAAGGACTCAGAAAAAGTTGAGATACTTTTAAATTCTTTCTatatttttcactttgtttcattCATAATATGTTTATAG
- the LOC125005013 gene encoding up-regulator of cell proliferation-like isoform X2: MDTEGQAAPALMSFLSKLGLEKYYPNRLSLQSILEINTNSLNEKPVSSLQDIPWFFLRKLFKISAICRSCTQITSNQEENTDIWDQLLYTTDDSDNKINPLDLIVALFLCADSFLQQEMSLKMSMCQFSVPLLLPHGNKSQCSLMLWALRDIVKEWRPHDLSESRGFVEDNIVQADLPFYSFVRLKNCSLSKSHLLDRILSRDQQNHNIFIHRDMEGGGVKREISNGLVEVCWYLPYGKENLDIFPNPVTFANMRGDICESLEQFQFLLKVSSITFVFLDKVEENELKVLTSVKDVKSKLFLVVNQKEMNVKEDMMSVKKTLETLDFPKDSVIVKKTGDNAAFFSKKLSEAIKTCLSHVKATTSIVNMFDKAVEFGLSVDENKTDQQNKAAKEIMDVIGVRSIPQYKSQQLPLQGDNWKKLSNLEKEECRLKTSGSIGLEEYKSSLQEKQQKIRKEQKKYKLSKGMETFINNLSTNDKVKRDFFLKWMKLKLDSHSRKNLSDLRNKFKEQCKKKDVKQIAELDQALVESSLGVEHYMREMGLIYEFLPEPHHERYHLPSLAAELLLDGFPLELLDGDASNIPQRWVTDVLMELHKKVGEKSRLLVLTVLGVQSSGKSTLLNTMFGVQFPVSSGRCTRGAYMLFLKVGEDLKSDLKSDFIVLIDTEGLKSPDMAQLEESYEHDNQLATFVIGLSDVTIVNIAMENTTEMKDVLQITAHAFLRMKLIGKKPICYFVHQNVAGVSAHSKCLTERKHLLDQLNEMTQIAAEMEKRPSIKAFTDVLDYDIEKNNWNIPGLWHGTPPMAPVNTGYSEAVANFKKHLLETMKGDRRSEPSQIPEFLEWTRSLWKAVKYENFIFSFRNSLVAHAYDNLCKEFNDWEWEFKKEILSWQTEAEVEILDTGNESELQHLTELVESRKQEVSEKIEVQQQLMKQKLDDYYKRQNVHANLIEKYKTDFISTVSSLANEIRYSTINKLDCVLESRKSSKEVHDIWRKHREMIEEQVKKFLSDSKKRTESDEQLTCEFEKMWMKATEKVSGLPEQNIPEKMLDQLKKHFGNRNVSEYFQNIGDLQQIGMSPFKVTTEHIKTGIKNIVNVFIKKDITRELQTTADTIIESCNQFVVEITQTNTDYVESYTKDLLDKIDESLEQIPKDCKLKFEVDLKLHICGFASREFLKMHQKFLSGVNPKIQLEKYKDQYFSDFVDLYNQRDQTQKKANYFVKFCLKPAVEDYINRSLGIDIVDEILTSFHSTEFSSRSYFQYNIQRELLQKEDFQSFVKYISRYEIFVKEWIFQHIKQKMSEKTMGKLKNKNLEVIVQKLEAATEQASKGEDGVLLPDDTESITKFIRNMRKYLIKDISISVEAEETTLFLIQSTCHPFIQSLKILIEEMKAQLQEEFSKSENITETLNKLPIKPQDELFKRVFGCGKQCPFCKVPCEAGGKEHQQHHAAVHRPQGLGKYRNTDSKKLAETLCATDVYSDRKFKNTDTKWEWHPYKEYHTYYPDWNIPPDPTIEASDYWKYILVKYNDRFAKEYKAKPADVPKTWKRITEEQALKGLKDAFNIK; this comes from the exons atggacACAGAAGGACAAGCTGCTCCAG CCCTGATGAGCTTTCTCTCCAAACTTGGACTGGAGAAATATTATCCCAACAGACTTTCACTTCAGTCTATCTTGGAgatcaacacaaacagcttAAATGAAAAACCTGTTTCATCACTACAGGACATACCATGGTTCTTTctcagaaaactttttaaaatcagtgCCATCTGCAGGAGCTGTACACAAATAACAAGCAATCAGGAAGAAAACACTGATATCTGGGACCAGCTTCTTTACACTACAGATGATTCTGACAATAAGATTAACCCTCTTGACCTCATAGTAGCTCTCTTCCTTTGTGCTGACAGTTTCTTGCAACAGGAAATGTCTCTCAAAATGTCCATGTGCCAGTTTTCTGTCCCACTGCTGTTGCCTCATGGCAATAAGAGTCAGTGTAGCCTGATGCTTTGGGCTCTGAGAGACATCGTCAAAGAGTGGCGTCCACATGATCTGTCTGAATCAAGAGGTTTTGTTGAAGACAACATTGTCCAAGCAGATCTACCGTTCTATTCCTTTGTCAggctgaaaaactgcagtttatcaAAGTCTCACCTTCTGGACCGGATTCTTAGTCGGGACCAACAGAATCATAATATCTTCATACACAGAGatatggaaggaggaggagttaaaAGAGAAATATCCAATGGACTGGTGGAGGTCTGCTGGTATCTTCCATATGGGAAAGAAAATCTAGACATATTTCCAAATCCTGTTACTTTTGCAAATATGAGAGGAGACATTTGTGAGTCACTTGAACAGTTCCAGTTTCTTCTTAAAGTATCAAGTATCACCTTTGTGTTCCTGGACAAAGTTGAAGAAAATGAGTTGAAGGTTCTGACTTCTGTTAAAGATGTGAAATCTAAACTCTTCCTGGTAGTTaatcaaaaagaaatgaatgttaAAGAAGACATGATGTCAGTCaagaaaacactggagacaCTGGATTTTCCAAAGGACAGTgtaatagtaaaaaaaacaggtgataatgcagcatttttttcaaagaaactTTCTGAAGCCATCAAGACATGTCTCTCACATGTCAAAGCTACAACCAGCATTGTAAATATGTTTGACAAAGCTGTTGAATTTGGTCTGTCTGTGGACGAAAACAAAACtgaccaacaaaacaaagcagccaaAGAGATCATGGATGTCATTGGGGTCAGATCGATTCCACAATACAAGAGTCAGCAACTTCCTCTACAAGGAGATAATTGGAAAAAGTTATCAAATTTAGAAAAGGAGGAGTGTAGACTAAAGACATCTGGTAGCATAGGTCTGGAAGAATATAAATCTTCTcttcaagaaaaacaacaaaaaattagGAAGGagcaaaagaaatacaaactaTCCAAAGGAATGGAGACTTTTATTAATAACTTATCAACGAATGACAAAGTAAAAAGAGACTTTTTCCTCAAGTGGATGAAACTAAAACTCGATTCCCATTCAAGGAAGAATCTGTCTGATCTGCGAAACAAATTCAAAGAACAATGTAAGAAGAAAGATGTGAAACAAATAGCAGAGTTGGATCAAGCTTTGGTGGAGAGCTCTTTAGGTGTAGAACATTACATGAGAGAGATGGGACTGATCTATGAGTTTTTGCCAGAACCTCATCATGAAAGATATCATCTCCCTTCTCTGGCTGCTGAACTGCTGTTGGACGGATTTCCTTTAGAGCTCTTGGATGGAGATGCTTCCAACATCCCACAGAGATGGGTGACAGATGTGCTGATGGAGCTTCACAAGAAGGTTGGAGAGAAGAGCAGACTGTTGGTACTGACTGTATTAGGAGTTCAAAGTTCAGGGAAGTCAACACTCCTCAACACCATGTTTGGTGTACAGTTTCCTGTCAGCAGTGGCAGATGTACCAGAGGAGCTTATATGCTGTTCCTCAAAGTTGGAGAGGATTTGAAAAGTGACTTAAAATCTGACTTCATAGTTCTCATTGACACAGAGGGTCTAAAATCTCCTGATATGGCACAACTAGAGGAGAGTTATGAGCATGACAACCAGCTGGCAACCTTTGTAATCGGCCTCAGTGATGTCACCATCGTCAACATTGCAATGGAGaacacaactgaaatgaaagatgTCCTGCAAATCACAGCCCATGCATTCCTGAGAATGAAGTTAATTGGTAAAAAAcccatttgttattttgttcatCAGAACGTTGCAGGAGTTTCAGCTCATTCCAAGTgtctgacagaaagaaaacatctgttggATCAACTcaatgaaatgacacaaattgCAGCTGAAATGGAAAAGCGGCCTTCTATCAAAGCCTTCACTGATGTACTGGACTATgacatagaaaaaaacaactggaacaTCCCAGGACTCTGGCATGGAACACCTCCAATGGCTCCAGTGAACACAGGTTACAGTGAAGCTGTAGCTAATTTTAAGAAACATCTTCTGGAGACAATGAAAGGAGACAGAAGATCTGAACCCTCACAGATCCCTGAGTTTCTAGAATGGACGAGAAGTCTCTGGAAAGCAGTCAAATACGAGAACTTCATCTTCAGTTTCAGAAACAGTCTTGTGGCTCATGCCTATGACAACCTTTGTAAAGAGTTTAATGACTGGGAGTGGGAGTTTAAGAAAGAGATTCTCTCCTggcagacagaagcagaggtAGAAATCCTCGATACAGGAAATGAATCTGAACTCCAACATTTAACTGAACTGGTTGAAtcaagaaaacaggaagtttcAGAAAAAATAGAAGTCCAGCAACAATTAATGAAGCAGAAGCTTGATGACTACTATAAAAGACAAAACGTCCATGCAAATCtaatagaaaaatacaaaactgactTTATCAGCACCGTCAGTAGTCTTGCAAATGAAATCAGATATTCAACAATCAATAAGCTGGACTGTGTCTTGGAATCAAGAAAAAGTTCAAAAGAAGTTCATGATATTtggaggaaacacagagaaatgattgaagaacaagtaaaaaaaTTCTTGAGTGACTCCAAGAAGAGGACAGAGTCCGATGAACAACTGACATGTGAGTTTGAGAAGATGTGGATGAAAGCCACAGAAAAGGTGTCAGGTCTACCTGAACAAAATATACCTGAAAAAATGCTCGACCAGTTGAAAAAGCACTTTGGCAACCGTAATGTCAGTGAGTATTTTCAGAACATTGGAGATCTACAGCAGATTGGAATGAGTCCGTTTAAGGTCACAACTGAGCACATCAAAACTGGAATAAAGAACATTGTGAATGTGTTCATCaaaaaagacattacaagaGAGTTGCAGACAACAGCTGATACTATCATTGAGTCTTGTAATCAATTTGTGGTTGaaatcacacagacaaacacagattatGTTGAGTCTTATACAAAGGATCTTTTGGACAAAATAGATGAAAGCCTAGAACAAATACCCAAGGACTGCAAACTTAAGTTTGAGGTTGATCTGAAACTGCACATTTGTGGTTTTGCTTCAAGAGAATTTCTTAAAATGCACCAAAAATTCTTGTCAGGTGTAAATCCTAAAATTCAGCTGGAGAAATACAAGGATCAGTACTTTTCAGACTTTGTTGATTTATACAATCAGAGAGATCAAACTcagaaaaaagcaaattattttgtcaagttttgcCTCAAACCTGCTGTTGAAGACTACATCAACAGATCTCTGGGAATAGACATCGTGGATGAAATTTTGACAAGCTTCCATTCAACAGAGTTCAGCTCCCGCTCTTATTTCCAGTACAACATTCAGAGAGAGTTGCTGCAGAAGGAAGACTTTCAGAGCTTTGTCAAGTACATTTCTAGAtatgaaatatttgtcaaaGAATGGATATTTCAGCACATTAAGCAAAAGATGTCTGAGAAGACTATGGGCAAACTGAAGAACAAAAATCTTGAGGTCATAGTCCAAAAACTAGAAGCAGCAACAGAACAGGCCTCAAAAGGAGAGGATGGTGTTCTTCTGCCAGATGACACAGAAAGCATCACCAAGTTCATCAGGAACATGAGAAAATATCTGATTAAAGACATCTCAATCTCAGTGGAGGCTGAAGAAACAACACTGTTCCTAATCCAAAGCACATGTCATCCATTTATCCAGAGTCTGAAGATCTTAATAGAAGAGATGAAAGCTCAGCTTCAGGAGGAATTCTCcaaatctgaaaacatcacTGAGACTCTGAACAAACTTCCAATCAAACCACAGGATGAGCTTTTCAAGAGAGTGTTTGGTTGTGGAAAACAATGTCCATTTTGTAAAGTTCCCTGTGAGGCTGGAGGCAAAGAACACCAGCAACATCATGCAGCTGTACATCGGCCACAAGGTCTTggtaaatacagaaatacagactCTAAGAAGCTGGCAGAAACACTGTGTGCAACTGATGTGTACAGTGATCGTAaattcaaaaacacagacactaaaTGGGAGTGGCATCCTTACAAAGAGTATCACACATACTATCCAGACTGGAACATTCCTCCAGACCCCACCATAGAGGCATCTGACTACTGGAAGTACATCCTGGTGAAGTACAATGACAGATTTGCTAAAGAATATAAGGCCAAACCGGCTGATGTTCCAAAGACCTGGAAGAGAATCACAGAGGAACAAGCTCTGAAAGGTTTAAAAGATGCCTTCAACATAAAGTGA